DNA from Flavobacteriales bacterium:
ATGCAGACATCCCTTCGGGCGAACGGCTGGACCGGGTTTGGGACAATCGGGTGAGGATGGTCTATGGCGGGCCCTTCGTGGGGCGGCTGGCCTACTTGCAGCTCATCTACGAGCTGGATCGGCGCTGATACCGCCCAAGCGGGGACAAGTCGACCGGGCATGACGCGGAACCGAGGCCGCGCGCCCCTACCTTCGGCTCTCCAATCCAACCTGAACCCATGAAACGACCCTTACACTACGCTTGGGCGGCCGCAGCCCTGGCCCTGGCCGCCCCGGCGAGCGCACAGCGCTACCTGTCCGAGGTGTTCAGCGATGCCAACCTCACCATCACCAACGATGTGATCTACGGCACGAACATCGACTTCCTCTCCAGCAATTTCGCATCGCCCGATGTGAACGCCAACGTCACGGAGCTGCAGACGGCGGTGACGCTGGGCAACCCCATCCCCGCGGCCTATTTCGACCCCAACGATGGCAGCACGGCGGTGAAGGTGACCAACCTGCGCCTGGATGTGTACGAACCCAGCCAAGGCGTGGACACGGAGACGGAGCGCCCCTTGGTGATCTACGTGCACACCGGCAACGCCCTGCCCCCGCCCATCAACGGCAGCCCCAACGGCACCCGCAAGGACAGCAGCGCCGTGGAAAGCTGCAAGCGCTTTGCGCGCCGGGGCTACGTGGCTGTGAGCATGAGCTACCGCCTGGGCTGGAACCCGCTGGCCGCCACCGAGCTGGAGCGCCGCGGCAGCCTGCTGAACGCCATCTACCGTGCCCTGCATGACGTGCGCCAATGCGTGCGGAGCATGAAGGCCAATGCCGCCACCTACCGCATCGATCCCGAGAAGATCATCGTGGTGGGCGAGGGCACCGGCGGCTACATCACGCTGGCCCACGCCACCCTTGATGACGTGCAGGAGCTCTACATCGAGAAGTTCCGGCCCGACCCGTTCGACCCCTCGGTGAGCTTCGTGAACCCTGCCCAAGTGGGTGACATCGAGGGCTTCAACGGGCAGCTCACCCTATACCGCCCCAATGGCCAGAGCAGCGCTACGCAGTTCTGCGTGAACATGGGCGGCGCCCTCGCCGACACCAGCTGGCTTGCCCCTGGCGACCAGCCGATGGTGGCCTTCCACACCGTGTTCGACCCCTTTGCGCCCTTCACCGAAGGCATCGTGATCGTGCCCACCACGGGCGGCCCCGTGGTACCCGTGCAAGGCAGCAACCTCTTCATGGAGCTGGTGAACGAGTACGGCAACAACGACGCCTTCATCAACCTGCCCAACAGCAACCCCTTCACCGCCCGTGCCCGCGCGCTGTACGGCACCACCCAGACCCATGGCAGCAACAGCGTGCAGATCCGCACCGACGTGGAGGGGCTGTTCCCGGTGGTGCGCCCGCAGTGGCCCGCCCCCGCCCAGGAGGAAGCCAGCCCTTGGCAGTGGTGGGACCCGAACAGCGCCATCGCGCAGACCGTGGTGAGCGCCGGCCCGCCGCCCATCACCGCCCACGTCGCCAGCCTGGCCAGCAACCCGGATATGAGCCCCACGAAGGGCCGTGCCTACCTCGACACCGTGATGGGTTACGTGAACCCGCGCATCGTGTGCGCGCTGCAGCTGGGCCCCTGCTCGCTGGTGGGCATCGATGAAGCCGAAGGCCACGACAGCGTGGAGATCTGGCCCAATCCCGCCACCGACCGGATCAATGTGGCCAGCGCTGAGGGCCTCATCCGCCGCTGGCGCCTGCTGGACATCAACGGCCGCCAGGTGAGCACCGGCAACACCGCCGCCCAGCGCTTCACCATCGCCCGGGATGGGCTGGTGGCCGGCACCTACTTCATGGAGCTCGAAGTGGACGGCGCCCGCATCGTGCGCAAGCTGATGCTCGACTGACCTTCGCCTCACCTGCAAAGAAGAGGGCCGCCCGCGGGCGGCCCTTTTCTTTGCAGGCACAGCCCCCCCATGGACCGCATCACGGAAAGCGAGAGCCGCCACCAGCACCTGGAGCGCATGACCACGGATGAACTGCTGCGCGGCATCAATGCCGAGGACCGCTTGGTGGCCGACGCCGTGGCGCAGGCCATCCCTTCCATCGCCCCGCTGGTCGATGGCATCGCCGAGCGGATGCTTCGGGGCGGCAGGTTGTTCTACCTGGGCGCAGGCACCAGCGGCCGACTGGGCATCGTGGACGCCAGTGAATGCCCGCCCACCTTCGGGGTGCCGCACGGGCTGGTGGTGGGGCTCATCGCCGGCGGCGATGGAGCCATCCGCCGCGCCGTGGAATTCGCCGAGGACGACCCGCATCAGGGCTGGAAGGACCTGCAGGAGCACAGCGCGGGCGGTGACGATGCGGTAATCGGCATCGCGGCCAGCGGAACCACGCCCTATGTGATCGGTGCACTGGAGGACTGCCGGGCGCATGGCATCCTCACCGGTGCCATCACCTGCAACCCTGGCAGCCCCGTCACCCTCGCCGCGGACCACCCCATCGTGGCCGTCGTGGGGCCGGAATTCGTCACCGGCAGCACGCGCATGAAGAGCGGCACCGCCCAGAAGCTCATCCTCAACATGATCAGCACCAGCGTGATGGTGAAGCTGGGCCGGGTGAAGGGGAACCGCATGGTGGACATGCAACTGAGCAACAACAAGCTCATCGACCGCGGCACCCGCATGGTGATGGAGAGCCTGAGCGTAGGGTACGCCCAGGCGAACGAACTGCTGCGCCACTACGGCAGCGTGCGCCGCGCCATCGAGGCGGGCCACCGCCTTTAGCCAGGGCCACAGTGGGGTGAACGAGCCCGCGATCTGCGCACCGGTGGGGCACCCGGCTGCACATGCGCTGCGGGCCGCATCGCTGCTGAGCGATCTTTGCAGGGCCATGCACGACATCGAACCCTTCTGGAACTGGCGGCACAAGTACATGGCCGAGGAGGATGAGCGCTCGCCGTTCTTCGGGGAAGAGCACAGCGAGTTCGAGTTCACGCATGCCGTTTACGACCACCTGATCCATCCCCAATGGGACAGCTTCGGCAGCGCCACGCTCTACCTGAAGGTGCTCTTCGCGGACTATGAGGAGGGCTTCGCAATCCTCGAATTCATCGGCGAGTGGAACGACCTGCTCCACAACGATGTGATGACCCTGAAGCGCAACATCATCGAGCACCAGATGGCACAGGGCATCCGCAAGTTCATCCTCATCGGGGAGAATGTGCTCAACTTCCACCACAGCGATGAGGAGTACTACGCCGAGTGGTTCGATGAGGTGAGCGAGGCCGACGGCTGGATTGCGCTGCTCAACTTCCGACCGCATGTGCTGGAGGACCTGCAGCACGCCAACATCGACCAGTACTTCCTGCTCGGCGGCCACCTGAATGCGCTGCGTTGGCGCAGCTGCGGACCCGAGGAGCTTTTCGAGAAGGTGGATGCGCTGGTGGTTAAGCGGCTGGGCATGTAGCCCGTCCCGGAACCGCTCATCCCCCCATCCGGTCCTGCATCAGCCGCCACACCACGCGGTCGATGGGCAGCGATACCGCCTCCTCGGCCAGCGCATGCAGGGGCTGCCACCGGAACACCTCCTGATCCGTGGAACCGGAGATGCCCTCGAACGGACGCTGCACCACCGCGATCGCTCCCGGGTCGGGTACCTTGAATGTGAAGTAGATGCTCACCACCTGCATGGGCTCCGCATGGAAGGCGCTCTGCTGGAAGAAATCAGTGGTGTAGAAATGGTCCAGGCCCTGGGCCTCAAGCCCCATCTCCTCACGGATCTCCCGCAGGAGGCAGTCCCTGAGTCCCTCGCCGTACTCTAACCCGCCGCCGGGGAACTTGGTGATGCGATGCCCCTTGATGAGTTCATCGGAGACGAGCGCCCTGCCCTGCTGCACCAGCAGCCCATAGACCCTTATGGTGAACATGGCTCAATCCGTGCGGCCCGGGAGGCAATCGGCATTCCCGGGCGCGCATGCGGCCCCCGATGAAGGCGCGGTGGCGGGGCGCCCCGCCCATGCCTGCTGCAGCGCCGCCAGGAAATGATCGGCGCTCTGCGCGCCGCTCACGGCGAGCTTCCGGTCGATCACGAAGAAGGGAACGCCCCGGATGCCGAGCTGCTCCGCCTCGCGCTCATCAGCCCTCACGGCCACTCCGTAGTCACCGCTTTCCAGCATCGCAGAGGCCTCCGCAGTATCCAGTCCGATCTCTCCTGCCAGGCGGACCAGTGTGGCGGCATCGCCGATGTGGGCACCTTCGGTGAAGTAGGCCTTGAAGAGGCGCTCCTCCGCCGCATCACCCAGGCCATGGGCCTTGGCCAGCTGGATGAGCCGGTGGGCATGGAAGGAATTCGCCAGTACCGCCCGGTCGAAATCATAGTGCAGCCCCAGCGATGCTGCACGGGCCGCTACATCAGCCACCCGGCTGCGGGCGGCATCGCGGCTCATGCCGTACTTCTGCGCCAGCATGGTGTAGGTATCCTCTGCGCTGCGTGCGGGCGCGGAGGGGTCGAGCTCGAAGCTCTTCCACTCCACCCGCACCCGGTCGCGTTGCGGGAAGCGCTCCAGCGCAGCCTCGAACTCGCGCTTGCCGATATAGCAGAATGGGCAAACGACATCGCTCCAGATCTCTATGACGAGCGGAGCGGGGTGCTGCATGTTGGTCATGGAGTCCTGAGCGAAAAGCGAATGCGCGACGAGCATCGCGGAGAAGTGAACGCTGATGCGCATGATCGATGCCCGTCCAAAGGTACCCCCGGTGAACGCTTGTCCTGGCGAACCGGTTCACGGCGCACCGGTGCGCACCTTGATGAATCGCGCAGCCAGGCGGCAACCGCAGGGAGCCCCGGCAGGAGGAGCCGCTGGTGTGCCCGATCGGCGCTCATCACCGCACGCTCGGGACCTTCGCCTGGGAATCCGACTCAGCTGCGATGCGGCATGATTACCTTCACGGAATGCGCCTCTTGCTTCTATTTCTCGCGGCCAGCGGACATTGCGTCTGGGGTCAGGCCTGGGAGCAGCTCCCGGATTTCCCTGGAACGGCGAGGGACGATGCCGCTTCCTTCACCATTGACGGCGCCATCTACGTGGGCACGGGCATGGAGTTGGGCTGGGGACTGACGAACGATTGGTACGTCTACGACACCCAGGCCGGCGCTTGGTGGCCGATTGCGCCGCTGCCCGCCACGCCGCGGCAATACTGCTCCTCCTTCGTCCTGGAGGGCAAAGGCTACCTCTTCGGCGGCATTGATGCCGATGGTCCGCTCAACGAGCTGTGGTGCTTTGACCCGGCAACCAATACGTGGAGCGCGAAGGCTCCGTTGCCAGGCGAGGGCCGTTATGCCTGCGTATCGGCCGGATTGGGCAGCACCGGCCATGTGGCCACCGGCATGCTGGCAAGCGGATCGCCCACCAATGAGCATTGGCTCTACAACGCCAATGTGGATCAGTGGTTCCCATCTCAGCCCGTGCCGGGTCCGGCCCGCCACCGGGCGGCCGCCTTCCTGACCACCGCATTCACGGTGATCGGTGGAGCCGACGCTGCAGGCGAAGCGCTCTCCGATGCGTGGTCCTATGAGGCCCTCTTCCCCACGGGCGAGTGGGAGACCGCGCCTCCCCTGCCCGATGCACGGTTCGGGGCGCGCGGCATCACCGGCTGGAACGCGGTGGTGGGCGGAGCCAGCGACTGGGGCACCTTCCACGCCGATGCATGGACCCTGCAGGAGGGTGCATGGCTGCCCATGCCGGCCTTCAGCGGCGGCGCGCGGCGGGGCGCGGCTACAGCCGGAATCCCGGGGCCATCCGGGGGGGCCTACATGGGCACAGGCCTCAGCAGCGAACTGGTGCGGCAGCGCGATTGGTGGATGCTGCGGCCCTTGGTCGGCATCGCGGAGAACATCGAAGGCACATTATCGGCCTGGCCGAATCCATCGGCGGAATGGGCGCAGGTGGATTGGTCGCCCGCCGACGGGCCCGCAGCCTTTGCCGTGCATGATGCACTGGGCCGGCTCGTCGCCTCAGGCACCCTGCGGTCCGGCGATCGCATCGATCTGCGCGCGCTGCCCGAGGGACAGTACCTGCTCCATGTGGCGGCCGCACGCGCGATGCGGACCAAGTTGCTGCGCGCGCCCTGACCTGCGTCAGCCGACGGCGCCGGTTCCGTGCGCACCTTCAGCCCATCATGGAAGCGCAACTCTTCTACAAGGAATTGGGGCGGCTGCTCTACGCCATTGCGGCCGCCGATGGACGGGTCACCGCCAAGGAGGTCGCTGCACTCAAGCGCATCGTTTCCGAGCAGCTGGTGCCGCAGGAGGTGAGTACCGATCACTTCGGCACGGACCAGGCCTACATCACGGAATTCGAGTTCGATGTGCTGGCCGATCGCGGTGCCTCGGCGGAAGGCGCATTCGACTCCTTCATCGCCTACATGGCCGGCCATAAGAACGACCTCTCGCCCAGGCGCAAGCAGCTGATCTACCGCTGCGCCGATGCCGTAGGCCATGCCTTCCATGGGGTTGGCAAGGCGGAGCTGCCCCTGCTGATCGAGCTGCACCGGCACCTGCACTGAGCCGCGGACGGCATGCGCGGCCCAAGCTATCTTGGGCGCATGCGGCCGATCGACCTCCGGTCCGATACCGTCACTCGACCCACTCCGGCCATGCTGGAAGCTATGCTCCGTGCCGAAGTGGGGGATGACGTCTTCGGCGAGGACCCCACGGTGAATGCCCTTGAAGCGCGCATGGCCGGACTCTTCGGCCACGAGGCTGCGCTCCTCTGTCCCAGCGGTACGCAGACCAACCAGATCGCCATCAATGTGCACACCCGGCCCGGCGATGAGGTGCTGTGCGAGGAAGGCGCCCATGTCTACCGCTACGAGGGCGGTGGCATGATGGCCAATAGCGGCTGCAGCGTGCGCTTCCTGCCCGCCGAACGGGGACGCTTCACCGCCGATGCGGTGGCCGCTGCAGTGAACGACAGGCAGGCAGCGTACCTCGCCCATTCGCGGATGGTGGTGATCGAGAATACGGTGAACCGCGGAGGCGGGGCCTGCTGGAGCCTTGGGCAGGCGGCGGCGGTGCGTGAAGCCTGCGATGCGCTTGGGCTGAGCCTCCACCTCGATGGTGCGCGCATCTTCAATGCCATGGTTGAGGACGGCACCGCGCCCGCGCAATGGGGCGGGATCTTCCACTCCGTATCCGTCTGCCTCAGCAAAGGGCTCGGCGCACCGGTGGGCAGCGTGCTCATCGGCAGCGCCGCATTCATCCACCAGGCCCGGCGCGTGCGCAAGCGCCTGGGCGGGGGCATGCGGCAGGCCGGCCTGCTCGCCGCCGCCGGCCTGCATGCACTGGACCATCATGTGGAGCGGCTGCGGGACGACCATGCGCGCGCACGCAGGCTCGGAGCAGCCATCACCCAAGAGCCTTGGTGCGAGCGGGTGATGCCCACGGAAACGAACATCGTGATCTATGACCTCCAAGCGGGCCTGGATGCCAAGGCGCACACCGCAGCATTGGGCAGTCAGGGCATCCTTTGCTTGGCCATCGGACCGCGGCAGGTGCGGATGGTCACCCACCTCGATGTGGACGATGCCGGGATCGACCGTGCCATCGCCGCATTGCAGCGCATCAAGCACTGACCCATGATCATGATCCAGCCTCCATCGCCGATACGAGCAGCGCTCATCCTGGCAGCCATCGCACTAGGCGCGGCCGGCCATGGCCAATTCGTGGACAAAGGCACGATCGACAGCGTGCAGGTCGCCTATCGTTGGGCCTTCCCGAAGGGACAACCGGAACTGCTGCTCCGGCTCAGGAACACTGCCTCGATGGACCGGCAGGCAGCCTTGACCATCGACCTGTTCTACCAAGGGCGCACCATCGAGACTTTCGAGGCGGACACGTGCATCCGCGCTGGTCAAGCGCTCACGGGCAAGCTCAATGGCATCTACTTCCGGCCGAAGCGCATCACGGCCGCACAGGTGAAGGACGGCAGTGCCGAAGTGGACGTCACACGCACAGAGATCACGGCCTCACCATGCCCCTAGCATGAATCAACGGCTCGTGGACCGAATCCTCCCGGCCCTGCTGGCCGTCGTGCTGGCAGGCTGCGCTTGGCTCCTGGTCGCGCATAGCCGCATGGTGCGGCAGCGCGAAGAGGAGCTCGCCGGCCACGCCCTCAGCCATGCGCACCAACTCGTGGGCATGCGGCTCAGCGGCATGTTCAACGAATGGGAAGCGGACCTGCAGGAGGAGGCCGCCGCCGTGCGGCTGGGCACACCCAAGGAGCAGCTGCTGCCGCGCTGGCGCGCACTGATGGCCTCGCACTGGTCCATCAATGCCATTCGCCTGGCCGATGAGGGCGGAGGCGAACATGGCCTGTACCGGCTGGATACCGCACTCTGGCTGGTGGAGACGCGGGCAGGCAGCAAGGATTCCCTGCCCGTCGCCAGGCGGCTGCTGAACTCAGGGCTGGATAGCACAGGGATTCCCTGGTCCCGTTTCGGACGCTACGATCCGCGCGAACGGGTCTGGTTCAGCAAGGCGCTCGAGAACCACCAGGACGTACCCGTGTGGGGCGAGCGCCAGTTCGGCGACAGTGCGGAGAATGTGCTCCAGGTGGCCCTCCTCATCCGCAGCCAGAACGCGCGCAATGCCTATCAAGTGATGCTGTTCGATGTGTCGCTGGATCGCGCCGAACAGCTCGACACGCGATTCCTGCCGAGCCTCGGACCGGGGATGCTGCTCTTCGATTCCGAGGGCGCGACCTTGTTCTCGAGCACCGGAGCGGGGAAGGACGATTCCGCCAACATCCTGCGCAACGCCCTGACCCAATGGCTGACCAGCAAGACCTCGCGGGCATTCCCCATCGCGCATGAGCAGCACGCCTATGCTGCGCAGGTCGCTCCCGTGATGCTGAATGGCCTAACCCTGCACAGTCTGGTGGCGATCGATGCGGCCCGGCTTGTCCATTGGACTGAACCCGACCGCAGGTACACCATGATGGGGGCGGCGGCATTGGCGGCGGTTGTCATCCTGCTCGGGCTGCTCTGGATGAGAAGCCGCCAACGGGACAGGGCGGCCGGCCTGGTATCCCTGCAGCTGAAGCAGTCGGAGTTCAGGTTGGGGAAGGCCCAGGGTGAGCGCGATGCCCTGAGCCGCGAGGTTCACCACCGGGTGAAGAACAACCTACAGGTGGTGAGCAGCCTGCTGAACCTGCAGGCCTCTTCACTCACCGATGGGCCGGTGCGGAATGAATTCCTGCGCGGCAAGCGCCGCATCGATACCATCGCCCTGGTGCATCACCGCCTCTACGACCATCCCGATCTGCGGCGGATCGACCTGCGGGTCTTCCTCGGCCAGCTCACCGCCTCCATCGCGGAACTGTACACGGATCGGAAGGGCACCATCAGCGTTGGGGTGGAGACCAATGGCATCACCTGCGATCAGGACACGGCCATCGAACTGGGCATCATCGTGTGCGAGCTGGTGAACAATGCCTTCCAGCACGCCTTCCCGCATGCCACCGGCGGACATGTGGAAGTGACGGTCACGCGGGTCGAGGGCGACCTGCACCGGCTGATGGTGCACAACAATGGGGTTGCCCCCGACCATGGGCTGCTCACCGGTCCCGGCAAGCTCGGGCTGGAGATCGTGGAGGCGCTGGCGGAGCAGCTGGATGGAAGCCTGCATGTGCGCAGCGGCCCCGGTGTCGCGTTCGAGGTGCTCTTCAGGGTCCATAGCCCCGCCTCAGCGGAGGTCACGGATGCCGAGCCCGGTAAGTAGTCCGCCGCTCGCACGCAGCAGCTGCAGCTCGGCCACCTTGGCATCGAAGCCGGCCACCACGGCCTGCCGCTGCGCATTGGCCAGGTCGAGCTGCGCCTGACGGAACTGCAGCGCGGTGAGGAGCCCGCTCTGGTAGAGCTCGCGCGTGCGCTCGAAGTTGAGCTCGGCGGCGCGCATCGCCTCCTGCTGGATGCGCAGCACCTCGCGCTGGCTCCGCCAGGTGGTGAAGCCGTTGCGCACATCGCGCTCCACCTGGAGCCGTGCCTGCTGCTCGGCCAGGGCCGCGCTCTCGGCGCGCAGCCGCGCGGCCTCCACCTGCGTGCCCACGCGCCCGCCATCGAAGAGCGGCACGCTGAGCGTGAGGCCGCCGTTCAGGCCGCGGGTGTAGGTGCCCAGCACGATGCCCACCTCGTTGCGCTGATCGCTCACGCCGTAGGCGGCGCTCAGGTCGAGCCGGGGCCAGCGCATTGCCTTGGCCACCCGCTCATCGGCCTCGGCGGCACGCACCTGGGCCATGGCCGCCTGCAGCTGGGCATTGCCGCGCAGCGCCTCCTCCACCAGCAGCTCTTCCGATAGGCCATTGGCATAGGTCACCTGGCGGGAGGGAACCGCCGATGCCGCAGGCGATCGGCCGAGCAGCACATTGAGGTCGCGCAGCGTGCGCTCGCGGCGCTGCAGGGCCATGATCCATGCGCTGCTGTCGGCCTGCAGGTCCACCTGCGCGTTGAGCAGCTCCAAACGCCCCGTGCCGCCGAGGGCTGCGCGTCCCTCCTGCCGGCGGAAGCGCTCCACGCTGATGCCCAACAGGCGCTCGGTGATCGCCACATCCTGGTCGAGCGCGGCGAGCTGGTAATACAGCGCCACCACCTGCATCAGCGTGGCCTCCACCTGGGCGCGCGCGCGCAGGTCCGCCACGCGCGCCTGCAGCTGGGCGCGATCGTGCGCTGCGAAGGTCCCCAGGCCATTGAAGAGCGTGTACGACAGGCCCAGCTGACCGCTCAGCGCGGTGTTCACCACGCCATCGCGCTCCACATCGGGCAGGGGCTCCGCGAAGTCGAGGCGGGAGAACTGGTCGCTGTAGGTGCCGCGCCCGCTCGCCTCCACACGCGGCAGCAGGCCTGCGTTGCCCGCGGTGGCCTGCGCATCAGCGATGGCGGCTTCGTTGCGCGCGATGCGGATACCGTGCTCGTTGGCCAGGGCCATGCGGATCGCCGCGTCCAGGCTCAGGGTATCCTGCGCGATTAGGCCCACGCTCAGTGGGAGCGCAAGGCTAGTGGCGATGCTCCTCCAGGTCCTCATAGGGCAGTTCTTTCACAGCGGGTTCGACGGCTTCGGCTGTCGGGGTCTGCGCGCTCCACGCCCATCCCAGGAAGCGGCGTGCCTCATTGAGCGCGGCCAGCAGGATGGGCAGGATGATGAGCGTGACGAAGGTGGCGATGGCCAGGCCGTAGGCTACGGTGATGGCCATGGGGATCAGGAACTGGGCCTGGAAGCTCTTGTTCAGCGTGATGGGGAGCAGACCCGCCACGGTGGTGAGCGAGGTGAGCAGGATGGGACGCAGGCGCGAAAGGGCCGCGGTGCGCAGCGCGGCGTAGAACTCCATGCCTGTCTTCAGATTCGCATTGAAGGTGCTGATCAACACGAGCGAGTCGTTCACCATCACCCCGATGAGCGCGATCATTCCGAAGAAGCTGAAGAGGCTGATCTGCACGCCATGGATCCAGTGCCCCCATCCGATGCCCACGAAGCCGAGCGGCAGGCAGAGCAGCACGGCCACCATCTGCCAGAAGCTCCGCAGCGTGAGCACGATCATGGCGAACATGATGATGAGGGTGATGGGCAGCACACGCATGGCACTTCCACTGACCTTGCGGCTCTGTTCTCCCTGGCCCTCGAAGCTGTAGCCCAGGCCTGGATACTTGGCGAGCAGCGGTGCCATGATCTCCGCAGCCACCACGCCCTGCGCCTCCGTCGCGCTCTGAGCGCTGCTGGCCAGGTCGGCCTCCACCCGTACCTCGCGCCTACCATCCAGGTGGTTGATGGCGCGTATGCCGCGCTCGATGTGGTAGCTCACCAGTTCGGTCAGCGGGAACTGGCGGCCATCAGCGGTACGGATGCGCATGTCCTCCAGATCACGCAGAGAGGCACGGCCGTCCTCCGCATAGCGCACCCAGATCTTCACCTCGTCCTCGCCGCGCTGCACACGCTGCGTCTCCAAACCGAAGAACCCTTGGCGCACCTGGGCCGCGACTTCCTGCAACGTGAGGCCGAGCAGCTGGGCCTTGTCCTTGAGCTTCAGCACCACCTCGCGGTTGCCCGGGCGGTCGCTGTCCACCACATCGCGGAGCATGGGCAGCTTCACCAGCTCGGCCCGCAACTCGGCCTTGGCCGCGTTCAGTTCCGCGAGGTCGTTGCTGCGGAGCGATACGGACACCGGCTTCCCGAAAGGCGTGGCCAGCCCGAAGGTGAGGTTCTGCACGCCGGGCACCATGCCGGCCCGCTCGCGCAGGCGATTGGTGATCTCCTCGGCACGGAAGCCCCGCTTCTCGCCATCGAGCAGGATGATATTGAGCTTGCCCTGCTCCGCGCGCGGACCGAGGATGGTCTGCACCTTCAGGATCACATCGAGGCTATCCTCCCTTGCGGCGCTCAGTTCGTCATTGATGGCCCAGGCCAGCTGCTCGATCCGCTGCAGTTCGCTGAAGACGACGTTCTCGCGCGTGCCGGTCACCATCTCCAGGTCCACGGCCACGTCGTCGCGTTCGATCACCGGGAAGAAGGTGGTCTTGATGATGCCCGCGCCCACCGAGCCGATGGTGACGGCCAGCAGGAAGAACGCGATGCCGATGGTGAACACGCGGTGGCGCATGAACCGGTCATAGAACCGGGCGTACCGTACATCGCGCAACCTGCCCATCACCCCGTCCATATAGGCCTCCAGCTTGTTCTTGGCGCCGCGGCTCAGACCCTTGGAATGGGCCACGTGCGCCGGCAGGATGAAGGCGGCCTCGATGAGCGAGAACAGCAGGGTAGCAATCACCACGAAGGCCAGGGCCGGGGCGAAGTCGCCCAGGCGCCCTTCGATGAAGAAGAAGGTGCTGAACGCCGCCACGGTGGTGAGGACGGAGCTGATCACCGCCGGCAGCACCTTGTTG
Protein-coding regions in this window:
- a CDS encoding TolC family protein is translated as MRTWRSIATSLALPLSVGLIAQDTLSLDAAIRMALANEHGIRIARNEAAIADAQATAGNAGLLPRVEASGRGTYSDQFSRLDFAEPLPDVERDGVVNTALSGQLGLSYTLFNGLGTFAAHDRAQLQARVADLRARAQVEATLMQVVALYYQLAALDQDVAITERLLGISVERFRRQEGRAALGGTGRLELLNAQVDLQADSSAWIMALQRRERTLRDLNVLLGRSPAASAVPSRQVTYANGLSEELLVEEALRGNAQLQAAMAQVRAAEADERVAKAMRWPRLDLSAAYGVSDQRNEVGIVLGTYTRGLNGGLTLSVPLFDGGRVGTQVEAARLRAESAALAEQQARLQVERDVRNGFTTWRSQREVLRIQQEAMRAAELNFERTRELYQSGLLTALQFRQAQLDLANAQRQAVVAGFDAKVAELQLLRASGGLLTGLGIRDLR
- a CDS encoding efflux RND transporter permease subunit, giving the protein MKGLTAYFIKYAVAVDTVMVLIFIFGFFGLKATRSSLFPEVESRTIQVQIIYPGAAPEEVEEGVVLRIEDDLKGVTGVERISSVSQENGGVIIVEVIKGYDVDVVLQDVKNAVERIPTLPDGMEPIRTFKLENIRPAVTFALSGEGVDLKALKLIARRVEQDLRSIGGISKVEITGYPDEEVEVAFREADLRANNLSFAQAAAAVRGANLDLTGGKIKTADEELLIRVRDKRQDAEGLRNAVLRAGNDGRVLRLKDVADVRDTWAEDPARNYVNGKPAVVVNVSSTVSEDILFIAESALTYMEAFNERGGPVKATLINDATTVLKQRIAMLLENGIQGFFLVVIVLALFLNWRLAFWVALSIPVAFAGMFILAPGFITINVMSLFGMILVVGILVDDGIVITESIYQEYERGLPPIKAAFEGINKVLPAVISSVLTTVAAFSTFFFIEGRLGDFAPALAFVVIATLLFSLIEAAFILPAHVAHSKGLSRGAKNKLEAYMDGVMGRLRDVRYARFYDRFMRHRVFTIGIAFFLLAVTIGSVGAGIIKTTFFPVIERDDVAVDLEMVTGTRENVVFSELQRIEQLAWAINDELSAAREDSLDVILKVQTILGPRAEQGKLNIILLDGEKRGFRAEEITNRLRERAGMVPGVQNLTFGLATPFGKPVSVSLRSNDLAELNAAKAELRAELVKLPMLRDVVDSDRPGNREVVLKLKDKAQLLGLTLQEVAAQVRQGFFGLETQRVQRGEDEVKIWVRYAEDGRASLRDLEDMRIRTADGRQFPLTELVSYHIERGIRAINHLDGRREVRVEADLASSAQSATEAQGVVAAEIMAPLLAKYPGLGYSFEGQGEQSRKVSGSAMRVLPITLIIMFAMIVLTLRSFWQMVAVLLCLPLGFVGIGWGHWIHGVQISLFSFFGMIALIGVMVNDSLVLISTFNANLKTGMEFYAALRTAALSRLRPILLTSLTTVAGLLPITLNKSFQAQFLIPMAITVAYGLAIATFVTLIILPILLAALNEARRFLGWAWSAQTPTAEAVEPAVKELPYEDLEEHRH